In Dysidea avara chromosome 6, odDysAvar1.4, whole genome shotgun sequence, the genomic stretch tctcttgaattctcttcagtgtgactgctctattaggatgactgctctattagagtatctcgatctcgcacttgctgcaccaagttggatttcgtgttataactccgtggctttaagtctgattcttctacaccattgaagagcctttctaagatgattactccatctatacagcgattttcaaagcattaccccaagcggtttatctggtaggcgtggcaagtaatagttttttattagctaatctcgattgcgtaattgttacacactgttggttttttcgttgtatcttcctggtttttagctcgatttctttcaaaccacaaaaagtttgaggttcaatagttaacctattcacccaccgattttcagcttcttcccatacgcggtttaccctgtaggcgtgacaacatattggtgttatttttcgagaataatcgatcataactcttttcctgtttatcgtatcctagccaaagttggtacagagatgcgcctttataccccgcttcagtgtgccaaatttcaaggcaatcggatatggcgttcacgttttatagcagtttttgtaagtgtgcgaaaagaggaagaaaaataagaagaaaaaaaaacccaagaaactaagccaatttttgaagttgcatatctcgggaacgcttgaagcgatttcgctcaaatgtggaatgtggagtgctgaaggcggagggagtgtccacagcaaaaattgtcttgtttcatcaaggaagcacagagctacggaggtgcgaaaattgcgttttcttccttcctgtcaatacactcacgggtgttgcgcgccggcttcttgggccgcacgacacactaccgtgtgtcttgatatatatatatataatttaagATCCACCACTGCAACAAATGTGAATATCCTGGTAACAAATCACAATATCTTACTAaattgatgatgacataataacCACGTGACCTAACCCATACCAAACAGTCTCCATTATTAAAGTAAACACATGCACAGTGATGATGTGAACATTGTTGTGATAACAGTGATAGTTGTGGTATAAAAGGAGTCAACCAACACTCACTCTACACTATCCTACTAGTGACTAGTTCAGTTGGTGTGATTGGTTGTTAGTTGTTCTACCATTCTATAATATTAGATACTGCAAGGAAATTCAACAAACTGTAAGGAAATCATCTATACATGTGTAGAATGTGTTAGTTTATTGTATTTATAGATCAAACAGTTATCAATATGAATATAAAGATCTTAGctctgttgatttttaccatcaTCTTCCTCACTGATGCTGTGGAGGTCCGCACTGATGAAGATATCAATTCTCCACTAGTCTCTTTCCTACTTGCTAAACTACAACAATTGGAATCAAAGATCATGGTTAGACCAAATATCAGGACCACTAGACAGACTACACAAAAGCCTACTAAACCACCTGTTGTTGTTGATAACAAACAGTGTAACTGTCAACCTGGTGTAGTCACCTATGTTAGATGGGGTAATTTTACTTGTCCCTATGGAACAGATACTATCTACTCCGGAGTTGTAGCTGGGTCCTTTTATACTCATGAAGGAGCTGCAGTTGACCCACTGTGTTTACCTCCAAACCCACAATATTTGCAACACCAATCTGGCTACCAAAATGAAGCTATCTTATATGGTGCAGAATACCAAACATATGGTCCACTAGACCATACTCACAATCGTAATGTGCCATGTGCAGTCTGTCAAGTTTATGGTCGTGCTAGCAGGTTAATGATTCCATCACGCTATGAGTGTCCTCCTGGATGGACCATGGAGTACTACGGCTATCTTATGGCAGGACATCACAATCATAAAGCAGCCACTCAGTACACATGTATGGACAAAACCTTACAAATGATACCAGGTAGTGGAGCTAATACAGATGGAAGGCTCTTCTACACAGTTGAAGCACAGTGTAACCACTTCATTCCTTGTAGTGATAAAGAACTCACTTGTGTAGTGTGCACCAAGTAATTAGATGATTAGTGTAGGACAAACACTATAATAGAGTAGTACCGGTATTATTTTGTATCTTTTCCATTACCTATATTGCTTTAAATCATTACAGAAAGCTACTGTTTTAATGAAATcgatgaatttttgtgccaagattgTATAACAATATTTACCTGTGTATACACGTATGGAGTTGAGTTAGTATGCAAATTCAGTGCACtcataatattctgcattaccACACTATAGTACAGTAGTAGACTTTGAGGTATAAttaggcctgcgtcaaatattTGACGAAATTGTAAGAAATGCTGCTAaactaggagcataatgcaagcataatgggaacactgaagagcataataggggaaattcCTAAAAGGAATtttgggaaaaattttgagcatagttGACTCAGGTCTAGCTATAGgtaccacacaaaaacagccaagctgtgaaaaaatggtgcagccttaaaaatcctgggtgaaaaaagttgtgaaatcaaaggtgatggccaagaagtggctgcaatgatgttaatgctaataaattttaacaatgcacacagccattattaagattttttatcattaacatccatttcttggccatcaccttcaactttttcacccaggttttttaaggctacaccattttttcacagatcggctgtttttgtgtggatttcacttctttttgtactttataaggccccaaaaccagcctatggctgactttgtggtttgtttttactcacatttcttctttttttatgtggatacaatgatgattattgaagacagacttataaatgtatttcactgCATcaatattttataatattaaaataggcagtggttactgaatcGAAAGACGCCTGGGCTATTGAACTAATAGTCACGTGAAGCCCACCAAATTGACCTATATGGGCTATGAGAAGGACCAGATAATTCCAAACAGCAAATCAAACAGTACAGAATGGATGATTACTGAATTTGTCTATTTTAATAATCACGTGATTCATGCACTTTATCACTCCgtgaatttgattgtgggactcGATGTGAGGCTACTCCACTCGTGCATCAGGAAATCCATTTAGAATGGTGGAATCATGGATGGTCACGTCAAGAATTACTAAGTAGACAAGTTAGAACGTTGCTAGTCAAGAAGGCTGGCCACTGATAGGGttgtttgtatagctactcAGTTTAAATACATCAGAGGCTTTAGGACATGCTAAGTACAAGGGTAGTGGAAAGGCTCAAGAATAGCCTTGTAAAATATTCCTGTATTCATGGAGCAGGACTGGAAGACAGTTGTTAAAGAGCCAGTCAACAGCTGGCCTAGCACAACAGAACATAAGTCTTTTGTGTACTGAGACATGTAGTGTGATTACTTAACATGTTGAAGTATTTTAGTGGGTGAAAATTGTACTGTGTGCATGGTACTGGTTTGGATTGGTATGAATGTGGTGTGTTTGCAGTGGCATAGCCCCACATCAGCAATTGTCCATCACCAATTCAATCATTGTGTGCCTTTCCATCACAAACTCACCATGTAGCTATCTAGTGCATGATAGCAATAATTATCTAACTTTTGAAACTTCACGTGCCCTGGCCAGTAGCACTAGCACCAAAGGTAGCATTGACTCTCTCATAGCACATGACAAAAATATTAGATTAGTCATGCCTGCTAATCATTATTCTATAATCTATAAATAGCTTACTCACATGATAGTGCATCTTCAAAATTTGGTCTGAGACCAGTAACCATCTGAGACTGTCATTCAATGATGCTGAAGACAGAACTATGACAAAGTGTTGATGTTGAAAGTTTAATGTAAGAGCTATGCTTAGTTTATATAGTCATTCTTAGTGGAGGTATGCTGAGGTTTGCTTGTGGCACCAAAGGAATCAGACATTTATCTACGTGTACTTTAACAGAAACCAGTGTTATAAAACTGAAGGAAGCAAGTTCTGGCTCACTAGAGGAGGATAGGGGTTAGAGCTAAGAATGAAGTGTGGATGAAATCAGTGTGGCCAGGAGTGCAGCAGAGGCTGTGTCTATTAACGTAAGTAGCTACTGCTTCATATATCGGTAATTCTACtacaaatgtttataattatgcAGTTCTACTTGATTGTGGACAAATGTGTTGGAATACAGTTGAGGCATGTGAGATGGAAAGGCTCGATGAATATTACCTGCAGTGATGACATGGATTGTTCATAATAAAGTAGCTACATAGTTATGATTTATTATTAGCATAATGTAACAACGTATCTCGGCTTGCCCATGTTTGGGTCATTAGCTTTGTGCAATTATTTTGACAATGTTGAGCATTTTGCCGGTGTCTGCCCCCCACTTCACCTTCTGGCTGGCTGTGCCACtgtgtgtttgtatatttgGTTGAGGTGTTCGACAATGAATTTATTAAATTTATGTCGCTCTGGGAGTTATTAACTGTACAAATAGAAATCTGCCATTTTCTATCACTTTCCTACTGCATGGGTGTTCACAGTCAGTATTTAGAACCAATATTTTAGAAATCACCTATACATCTACAGCAGAGGCAATAACAATGAAACTGACACAGTAGCTTCTTGAAGTATGCAGGCTAACCAGAACACATGCCATTCTGGGGTACAAGAGTATATTGTGATTTTAGAAGCTATAATGGATTCTCTGTTGATGAAAATAAAGTATTTCGCACATGAATTACTTGATGATTAGAAAACAGTTGGAAGTCCTCAAGCTAATGAAACTTGGTACAGAATTATATAATATTTACAATCACAGGAGGTTAGTCACGCATCATAGTCCTATGACATGAGATTACATAACCAAACATTGTTCCTGGTGTTAAACAGCTAGGAATGTATCATGTTGTACTAAGAAGGCTTGTAAGGGCTCTGGAATGCTCTGGTATGTGCATATATTTTGTCCTTCAGAATATTAAGAGGTGTCAACGTTAATAGAGGTGTGCGATAATCTCGATTATTAAGATATAGTATATAATATAGGTTTATTTATCTAAAAACTAATGGCGTAGACACCTCCTGCAGGGTTCCAACTCTCCCACCATTTGGTGTAGTGCTAAAACTAATATAACATCTTTGTACTCTTTAAATTgtaatttgctcactttactggttacatTATTGGCAAAAAAAACTAAAATACGTATTTGTTTCTATTTTctagatatgttagataattgAGATAAGTTGAAAGAAAATATCAAGATATGTCTAAGTTTGTCATCGCACACTTCTAATGTTCACCtgagatcacgagatgaatGACGCATGACCAACCTCATCTGATTGGCAGTACTATATGTATGCAGTTAAAATTGTCATCAAATGTTCAAAGTCAACCGAAGGAGGATATATGCTTGCAGTGACGTGCGACATAGAGAAAATATAATTTGTAACACTTGATTCATTACAACTCACCTTTTTCATATACTTTGCACATAGTGCTAGAACGCTATTATATGTAGCTTGCATTATTAACACTTTCAATTTTAACTCTGGGatgatggactaatattattaaattaataattCAGTGATTGAACAAAATTATTACCGAACTAAGCAGTGTTATTAAGCTGAAATACATTACATTAAAATCATAGTTACTTTCACTAAACACTtcaactgtttatcaaaaaagtgGTTTGATATGGTGAGTTATGAGACTTTAAAAatttcccatacatttagtatagacGACTCAGgtatgcaaacatgtttacaacaagaaaacatgcttgttcctgtacaaaactattgggagcgaacacatgttcacccctttgatattactatatttagCGTGGGTTCAGGTGAACACTTACTGACTATAGAGCTCCAATAATTTACACTTGTACAATGTAAGTATAAATTGCATCATACCACAGAGCTAGTACAGGAACACTATCACTCCTAGTTACTACCGTGAATAGTCCATCCATTTTCAGTGATGAGGTTGTTGTTCTCTGGACCAATTATTGTTGAAGACATTGAATCTTTACTATCACCGAGGTATCTACATAGCACACACAACTAGTATAAAGTGGTATCAGTCTATTGTCATGCACAAAATTTTATATACATACCACCAAGATTTCATAAGAATATGAGAAACCATCTGCTTTGTTCTCCCATGCAAGTTTCATCCTGGAGGTTTCTTTATACACCGAATCATCGGTGTCTCTTTCACCAACTGGTTCATTGGTAGTATTCTTCAGTTTCTTGCTGGTGTCTGTGCTGAAATTGTCTTCACTGTTGTCCTATTCTTCATTGAGAGAATAGCAGCGTCTTCCAAGGTCCTCCACAACTTTTCTAACATACTGAATTAATTGTGTCTGCGTAATGCGCATCTTTAACCGCAATATTGTGTGCTTATAGCCCTTTAAGTAAGTTAACATGTTTTAGTGATGATCactattgcataatattataacgcagtgtgttttgaaggggtaattgagcgttggatactctccctccctttatattattatgaactcttgatatgaCAGAATGCTTAGATGTACACATAACaaattgtacatacattataaaGAAGCATGACAGCCAACCTTGTTGCAACTTCCATCACAGATTGTTTGGTTACAGCAAACAGTTCATCACGGTGTTGTTGTCGCAATTCATCTGATTTTCCTTGTAAAAACAATATTAATCCCTTGTTATCAGGACTGACTGGAGAATCAACCTGGTATTTAACAAACAGTATGACTTAAACAAAATACTAATGTATGTACTTTATTGCTTCATCTTTATATGTCAATACATACAATTGTTctctatgtatgtatatgtatgtatgtacatacatacagtatataccagTTGAAGCTTTGACTACTATAGTACTGTCAAAAGATAAATTGTAACATTAGGAAGGGGCAAACTTTGTAAGTAAAGGTGCAAGTGGTAGGTACAAATATTCTTTAAATCTGCAGCAAACTATATAAAATTTTGAAGGTATAACTTTTTTATCAGATTCACAAAAGTTAGTCCTTAATAAGCAGACTTCATGCACTGACCCCTACGTAACATTCAAGATATTTTCGTGGAAATTTTATTACGCCTATAGCTAAactaccatatttacttggttaaatgccacagCATTTATTATCTTAGTTCAAAACATTGATGCAGCGACTATTCAAACTCGACACTTTTCATTGCTTGAAAACAATGGTTATAATAAGCCCTTACTTTCAAAATCGTTTGTGGCATCACTCAAGTGTGCTTTTATTGGAGGTGTGGTAtctaaccaagtaaatacgatATGTTTTCTTTAAAAAAATAGCAAAGTCAGGACACACACCTGAGAGAAGACTCCCAGCTTAGCTTCACCAACATCTTGATAACTGAAGTTACCATCGATGGCCCA encodes the following:
- the LOC136258483 gene encoding uncharacterized protein yields the protein MNIKILALLIFTIIFLTDAVEVRTDEDINSPLVSFLLAKLQQLESKIMVRPNIRTTRQTTQKPTKPPVVVDNKQCNCQPGVVTYVRWGNFTCPYGTDTIYSGVVAGSFYTHEGAAVDPLCLPPNPQYLQHQSGYQNEAILYGAEYQTYGPLDHTHNRNVPCAVCQVYGRASRLMIPSRYECPPGWTMEYYGYLMAGHHNHKAATQYTCMDKTLQMIPGSGANTDGRLFYTVEAQCNHFIPCSDKELTCVVCTK